From the genome of Bactrocera oleae isolate idBacOlea1 chromosome 2, idBacOlea1, whole genome shotgun sequence, one region includes:
- the eEF1gamma gene encoding elongation factor 1-gamma yields MATGTLYTYPENFRAYKALIAAQYSGAQVKVAENFVFGETNKSAEFLKKFPSGKVPAFETAEGKYLSESNAIAFYVANEQLRGGKCPLAQAEVLQWLSYADNEIVPASCSWVFPLLGIMPQQKNSTAKQDATAILIVLNKKLLNSTFLVGERVTLADIVVFSSLLHLYQYVLEPKVRAEFGNVNRWFITILNQPQVKAVVKNYSLCETALVFDPKKYAEFIGKTGGASDKKQQAKAKEEKKPKEEKKKEEKPKEELDAAEEALLAEPKSKDPFDAMPKGTFNFDDFKRSYSNEDESVSIPYFWQKFDPENYSIWFGEYKYNDELSKVFMSCNLITGMFQRLDKMRKQAFASVCLFGEDNNSTISGIWVWRGQDLAFPLSPDWQIDYDCYSWKKLDASSEETKKLVQQYFSWTGTDKDGRKFNQGKIFK; encoded by the exons ATGGCGACAGGC ACGCTTTATACCTACCCAGAAAATTTCCGTGCGTACAAGGCACTCATCGCTGCCCAGTACTCTGGAGCTCAGGTGAAAGTAGCCGAAAACTTCGTTTTCGGTGAGACCAACAAATCTGCCGAATTTCTGAAGAAGTTCCCCAGTGGTAAG GTGCCTGCTTTCGAAACCGCTGAAGGCAAGTACTTGTCCGAGTCGAATGCCATTGCTTTCTATGTAGCTAATGAACAGTTGCGCGGTGGTAAATGTCCATTGGCTCAGGCTGAAGTCTTGCAGTGGTTGTCTTATGCTGACAATGAGATTGTTCCAGCATCCTGTTCATGGGTCTTTCCCTTGTTGGGCATTATGCCACAACAGAAGAACAGTACCGCCAAACAGGACGCCACCGCCATTCTGATTGTGTTGAACAAAAAGCTGTTAAATAGCACGTTTTTAGTCGGTGAACGTGTCACACTAGCTGACATTGTCGTCTTCAGCAGCCTGTTGCATTTGTATCAGTATGTGTTGGAACCAAAAGTGCGCGCTGAATTCGGTAATGTAAACCGTTGGTTCATAACTATCCTCAACCAGCCACAAGTAAAGGCTGTCGTAAAGAACTACAGTTTGTGTGAGACAGCACTCGTATTCGATCCCAAGAAATATGCTGAATTCATTGGTAAAACTGGCGGTGCTAGTGATAAGAAACAGCAAGCAAAGGCGAAGGAAGAGAAGAAGCCGAAAGAAGAAAAGAAGAAGGAAGAGAAACCCAAGGAAGAATTAGATGCTGCTGAGGAAGCACTTTTGGCTGAACCCAAATCTAAGGATCCCTTCGATGCAATGCCCAAAGGAACCTTTAATTTCGATGACTTCAAACGTTCTTACTCCAACGAGGATGAGTCTGTATCCATTCCTTATTTCTGGCAAAAATTCGACCCAGAAAACTATTCTATCTGGTTCGGAGAATATAAATACAACGACGAGCTGAGCAAGGTATTCATGTCATGCAATCTAATCACTGGTATGTTCCAACGTTTGGATAAGATGCGTAAGCAAGCTTTTGCCTCAGTGTGTCTCTTCGGTGAGGATAACAACAGCACCATCTCCGGAATTTGGGTGTGGCGCGGCCAAGATTTGGCTTTCCCTCTTTCACCTGACTGGCAAATTGACTACGACTGCTACTCGTGGAAGAAACTTGATGCCAGTTCCGAAGAAACCAAAAAGTTGGTACAACAGTACTTCTCATGGACTGGTACAGATAAGGATGGTCGCAAATTCAACCAGGgtaaaatctttaaataa
- the LOC106627788 gene encoding aminopeptidase N isoform X1 — MHINIPAQRQIKMTSQLRYVCAALSFMAIASLVLAFTDTDPVEFESAGPAVQQAASSYNYFRLPRSVKPQKYTLHVITHLENPENLTFVGEVAMHLIALEDTSNITLHALNLTINSNEIILRNLIAKESEQKNCVRSTEVNTYHDYYIMHLCEPLRRGEEYILTIPFSSILNLNLRGYYRSSYVDRVSNQTKWLAVTQFEPASARLAFPCFDEPDYKAKFVVILGHHNKFTALSNMPLKETRPMADKKDWVWSEFEESVPMSTYLVAYTVNDFAYVNSETSLKNKVQFRTWARPDAIDQCNYAADVGPKVLQYYEDIFNIKFPLDKIDEIAIPDFSAGAMENWGLVTYRETALLYAENVSSLENKQRVASVIAHELAHQWFGNLVTMKWWQDLWLNEGFATYVASLGVEHINPEWRGLEKESVDNTLAIFKLDALKSSHPISQEITHTNKIAEIFDSISYKKGSTVLRMMHHFLGDEAFRSGLHYYLKKHAYANAEQDDLWYALTEAAHKFRTLPKAFDIKTIMDSWTLQTGYPIITITRDYDRKLAKVTQVRYLLDTSASREAERSCWWVPLSFTTQTEIDFGATTPKNWLQCNEMNEPVTQTLKDLPESNEWIIFNVQMSGLYKVKYDERNWNMLIDTLTSDDYRKVHVINRAHLIDDALTLAWTGDQDYDIAMRLIEYLVRERDYIPWKAALDNLRDVNRILRQTPEYEYFKKYMRKILSPIYLYLGGLNVTDEIKTAPHTILHKELIASWACRFEVEDCIPSAQQYFKQWRGGDNPDEYNPVPKDLRSVIYCTSIRHGNEDDWQFLWARYKNSNVAAEKRTIISALGCSREIWILQRYLEWAFDSNKHIRRQDSTFAFGAVAHGEVGFHLARDYLITNIDFLHEYFEPEGSELRRLLSPIASQMSSQHEYENMSAFCEKNKQLLRKVEQGVQQALETIKINAQWKERNYNEISRRLRSRLTTDEF; from the exons atgcatattaatatTCCGGCGCAGAGACAAATCAAGATGACATCGCAGCTACGTTATGTCTGTGCGGCCTTGAGCTTCATGGCCATTGCCTCTCTCGTGCTCGCCTTCACCGATACAGACCCCGTGGAGTTTGAGTCGGCGGGGCCAGCAGTGCAACAAGCTGCTAGTAGTTACAATTATTTCCGTCTGCCAAGATCCGTTAAACCTCAAAAATACACGCTACACGTGATCACACATCTAGAGAATCCCGAAAACTTAACATTTGTCGGTGAGGTCGCTATGCATTTGATCGCATTGGAGGATACAAGCAACATCACGCTGCATGCCCTCAATCTCACCATAAATAGTAATGAAATTATTCTACGTAATCTGATTGCCAAGGAAAGCGAACAGAAGAATTGCGTGCGCTCCACCGAGGTGAACACTTACCACGACTACTATATAATGCATTTGTGCGAACCGCTGCGCAGGGGAGAGGAGTACATACTCACCATACCGTTCTCGAGtatattgaatttgaatttgcgTGGCTACTATCGCAGTTCGTATGTGGATCGTGTGAGCAATCAGACAAA ATGGCTTGCGGTTACACAATTTGAACCGGCGTCGGCGCGTCTCGCATTCCCCTGCTTTGATGAGCCCGATTACAAAGCGAAATTCGTAGTTATACTCGGACATCACAATAAGTTCACAGCATTGAGCAATATGCCTCTTAAAGAGACACGTCCTAT GGCGGATAAAAAAGATTGGGTTTGGAGCGAATTCGAAGAGTCTGTGCCGATGTCGACATACCTGGTCGCCTACACTGTCAACGACTTCGCCTATGTCAATTCGGAAACCAGCCTGAAGAATAAGGTACAATTTCGCACGTGGGCACGTCCTGACGCCATCGATCAGTGCAACTATGCTGCCGATGTGGGACCGAAGGTGTTGCAATACTACGAAGATATCTTTAATATCAAATTTCCACTGGATAAAATCGATGAGATCGCTATACCCGACTTTAGTGCCGGCGCTATGGAGAACTGGGGCCTGGTCACCTATCGCGAAACTGCATTGCTTTATGCGGAAAATGTGTCTTCTTTGGAAAATAAACAACGTGTCGCTTCAGTCATTGCGCATGAACTGGCTCATCAATGGTTTGGCAATTTGGTCACTATGAAATGGTGGCAGGATCTGTGGTTGAATGAAGGTTTCGCCACTTATGTAGCTAGTTTGGGTGTTGAACACATCAATCCCGAATGGCGTGGTTTGGAAAAGGAGTCGGTCGATAATACTTTGGCTATTTTTAAGCTTGACGCGCTCAAGAGCAGTCACCCAATTTCTCAAGAGATCACACATACCAACAAAATTGCCGAGATCTTTGACTCAATCTCGTACAAGAAGGGATCCACCGTTTTACGCATGATGCATCACTTCCTCGGCGATGAGGCATTCCGCTCCGGTCTACATTATTATCTCAAGAAACACGCTTACGCCAATGCTGAACAAGATGATCTATGGTACGCACTTACCGAAGCTGCTCACAAATTCCGCACGCTACCAAAAGCTTTCGATATCAAGACCATTATGGATTCATGGACCTTGCAAACCGGCTATCCAATTATTACAATAACACGCGATTATGATCGCAAATTGGCCAAGGTTACACAAGTTCGTTACCTGCTCGATACATCCGCTTCGCGTGAAGCCGAGCGTAGCTGTTGGTGGGTGCCCTTGAGTTTTACCACTCAAACCGAAATTGACTTTGGTGCTACTACACCTAAAAACTGGCTGCAAtgcaatgaaatgaatgagCCAGTAACTCAGACTCTTAAGGATCTGCCTGAGTCGAACGAATGGATCATTTTCAATGTACAAATGTCCGGTTTGTATAAAGTAAAGTATGATGAACGCAATTGGAATATGTTGATTGACACTTTGACCAGCGATGATTACCGGAAAGTCCATGTGATCAATCGCGCACACCTCATCGATGACGCTTTGACCTTGGCTTGGACTGGTGATCAGGATTATGACATCGCAATGCGTCTGATTGAGTATTTGGTACGTGAACGCGACTACATACCGTGGAAAGCAGCTTTAGATAATCTGCGTGACGTGAACAGAATTTTGCGCCAGACTCCAGAGTACGAGTATTTTAAG AAATATATGCGCAAAATACTCTCTCCTATTTACCTGTACCTCGGCGGTTTGAACGTGACTGATGAAATTAAAACGGCACCGCATACCATACTCCACAAAGAGCTCATTGCCAGTTGGGCCTGTCGTTTCGAAGTCGAAGATTGTATACCAAGTGCACAGCAATATTTCAAGCAGTGGCGCGGCGGAGACAATCCCGATGAATACAACCCTGTACCGAAGGATCTGCGTTCAGTCATTTACTGCACATCTATACGTCATGGCAACGAAGATGATTGGCAATTCCTCTGGGCGCGCTATAAGAACTCGAACGTAGCCGCTGAGAAGCGTACCATAATCTCAGCTTTGGGTTGCTCACGCGAAATTTGGATCTTGCAACGCTACCTGGAATGGGCATTCGACAGCAACAAACATATACGCAGACAGGATTCAACTTTCGCTTTCGGCGCTGTGGCACATGGTGAAGTTGGTTTCCATTTAGCACGCGATTATCTAATTACCAATATCGATTTCCTGCACGAATA CTTTGAACCGGAAGGCTCTGAATTGCGTCGTCTCCTATCGCCCATCGCCAGCCAAATGAGCAGTCAGCATGAGTACGAAAATATGAGTGCATTCTGTGAGAAAAACAAACAACTTTTGCGCAAGGTCGAACAGGGTGTCCAACAGGCTTTGGAGACGATCAAAATCAATGCGCAGTGGAAGGAGCGCAACTACAATGAAATTTCCCGTCGTCTGCGTAGCCGTCTAACAACGGACGAATTTTAA
- the LOC106627788 gene encoding aminopeptidase N isoform X2, whose amino-acid sequence MTSQLRYVCAALSFMAIASLVLAFTDTDPVEFESAGPAVQQAASSYNYFRLPRSVKPQKYTLHVITHLENPENLTFVGEVAMHLIALEDTSNITLHALNLTINSNEIILRNLIAKESEQKNCVRSTEVNTYHDYYIMHLCEPLRRGEEYILTIPFSSILNLNLRGYYRSSYVDRVSNQTKWLAVTQFEPASARLAFPCFDEPDYKAKFVVILGHHNKFTALSNMPLKETRPMADKKDWVWSEFEESVPMSTYLVAYTVNDFAYVNSETSLKNKVQFRTWARPDAIDQCNYAADVGPKVLQYYEDIFNIKFPLDKIDEIAIPDFSAGAMENWGLVTYRETALLYAENVSSLENKQRVASVIAHELAHQWFGNLVTMKWWQDLWLNEGFATYVASLGVEHINPEWRGLEKESVDNTLAIFKLDALKSSHPISQEITHTNKIAEIFDSISYKKGSTVLRMMHHFLGDEAFRSGLHYYLKKHAYANAEQDDLWYALTEAAHKFRTLPKAFDIKTIMDSWTLQTGYPIITITRDYDRKLAKVTQVRYLLDTSASREAERSCWWVPLSFTTQTEIDFGATTPKNWLQCNEMNEPVTQTLKDLPESNEWIIFNVQMSGLYKVKYDERNWNMLIDTLTSDDYRKVHVINRAHLIDDALTLAWTGDQDYDIAMRLIEYLVRERDYIPWKAALDNLRDVNRILRQTPEYEYFKKYMRKILSPIYLYLGGLNVTDEIKTAPHTILHKELIASWACRFEVEDCIPSAQQYFKQWRGGDNPDEYNPVPKDLRSVIYCTSIRHGNEDDWQFLWARYKNSNVAAEKRTIISALGCSREIWILQRYLEWAFDSNKHIRRQDSTFAFGAVAHGEVGFHLARDYLITNIDFLHEYFEPEGSELRRLLSPIASQMSSQHEYENMSAFCEKNKQLLRKVEQGVQQALETIKINAQWKERNYNEISRRLRSRLTTDEF is encoded by the exons ATGACATCGCAGCTACGTTATGTCTGTGCGGCCTTGAGCTTCATGGCCATTGCCTCTCTCGTGCTCGCCTTCACCGATACAGACCCCGTGGAGTTTGAGTCGGCGGGGCCAGCAGTGCAACAAGCTGCTAGTAGTTACAATTATTTCCGTCTGCCAAGATCCGTTAAACCTCAAAAATACACGCTACACGTGATCACACATCTAGAGAATCCCGAAAACTTAACATTTGTCGGTGAGGTCGCTATGCATTTGATCGCATTGGAGGATACAAGCAACATCACGCTGCATGCCCTCAATCTCACCATAAATAGTAATGAAATTATTCTACGTAATCTGATTGCCAAGGAAAGCGAACAGAAGAATTGCGTGCGCTCCACCGAGGTGAACACTTACCACGACTACTATATAATGCATTTGTGCGAACCGCTGCGCAGGGGAGAGGAGTACATACTCACCATACCGTTCTCGAGtatattgaatttgaatttgcgTGGCTACTATCGCAGTTCGTATGTGGATCGTGTGAGCAATCAGACAAA ATGGCTTGCGGTTACACAATTTGAACCGGCGTCGGCGCGTCTCGCATTCCCCTGCTTTGATGAGCCCGATTACAAAGCGAAATTCGTAGTTATACTCGGACATCACAATAAGTTCACAGCATTGAGCAATATGCCTCTTAAAGAGACACGTCCTAT GGCGGATAAAAAAGATTGGGTTTGGAGCGAATTCGAAGAGTCTGTGCCGATGTCGACATACCTGGTCGCCTACACTGTCAACGACTTCGCCTATGTCAATTCGGAAACCAGCCTGAAGAATAAGGTACAATTTCGCACGTGGGCACGTCCTGACGCCATCGATCAGTGCAACTATGCTGCCGATGTGGGACCGAAGGTGTTGCAATACTACGAAGATATCTTTAATATCAAATTTCCACTGGATAAAATCGATGAGATCGCTATACCCGACTTTAGTGCCGGCGCTATGGAGAACTGGGGCCTGGTCACCTATCGCGAAACTGCATTGCTTTATGCGGAAAATGTGTCTTCTTTGGAAAATAAACAACGTGTCGCTTCAGTCATTGCGCATGAACTGGCTCATCAATGGTTTGGCAATTTGGTCACTATGAAATGGTGGCAGGATCTGTGGTTGAATGAAGGTTTCGCCACTTATGTAGCTAGTTTGGGTGTTGAACACATCAATCCCGAATGGCGTGGTTTGGAAAAGGAGTCGGTCGATAATACTTTGGCTATTTTTAAGCTTGACGCGCTCAAGAGCAGTCACCCAATTTCTCAAGAGATCACACATACCAACAAAATTGCCGAGATCTTTGACTCAATCTCGTACAAGAAGGGATCCACCGTTTTACGCATGATGCATCACTTCCTCGGCGATGAGGCATTCCGCTCCGGTCTACATTATTATCTCAAGAAACACGCTTACGCCAATGCTGAACAAGATGATCTATGGTACGCACTTACCGAAGCTGCTCACAAATTCCGCACGCTACCAAAAGCTTTCGATATCAAGACCATTATGGATTCATGGACCTTGCAAACCGGCTATCCAATTATTACAATAACACGCGATTATGATCGCAAATTGGCCAAGGTTACACAAGTTCGTTACCTGCTCGATACATCCGCTTCGCGTGAAGCCGAGCGTAGCTGTTGGTGGGTGCCCTTGAGTTTTACCACTCAAACCGAAATTGACTTTGGTGCTACTACACCTAAAAACTGGCTGCAAtgcaatgaaatgaatgagCCAGTAACTCAGACTCTTAAGGATCTGCCTGAGTCGAACGAATGGATCATTTTCAATGTACAAATGTCCGGTTTGTATAAAGTAAAGTATGATGAACGCAATTGGAATATGTTGATTGACACTTTGACCAGCGATGATTACCGGAAAGTCCATGTGATCAATCGCGCACACCTCATCGATGACGCTTTGACCTTGGCTTGGACTGGTGATCAGGATTATGACATCGCAATGCGTCTGATTGAGTATTTGGTACGTGAACGCGACTACATACCGTGGAAAGCAGCTTTAGATAATCTGCGTGACGTGAACAGAATTTTGCGCCAGACTCCAGAGTACGAGTATTTTAAG AAATATATGCGCAAAATACTCTCTCCTATTTACCTGTACCTCGGCGGTTTGAACGTGACTGATGAAATTAAAACGGCACCGCATACCATACTCCACAAAGAGCTCATTGCCAGTTGGGCCTGTCGTTTCGAAGTCGAAGATTGTATACCAAGTGCACAGCAATATTTCAAGCAGTGGCGCGGCGGAGACAATCCCGATGAATACAACCCTGTACCGAAGGATCTGCGTTCAGTCATTTACTGCACATCTATACGTCATGGCAACGAAGATGATTGGCAATTCCTCTGGGCGCGCTATAAGAACTCGAACGTAGCCGCTGAGAAGCGTACCATAATCTCAGCTTTGGGTTGCTCACGCGAAATTTGGATCTTGCAACGCTACCTGGAATGGGCATTCGACAGCAACAAACATATACGCAGACAGGATTCAACTTTCGCTTTCGGCGCTGTGGCACATGGTGAAGTTGGTTTCCATTTAGCACGCGATTATCTAATTACCAATATCGATTTCCTGCACGAATA CTTTGAACCGGAAGGCTCTGAATTGCGTCGTCTCCTATCGCCCATCGCCAGCCAAATGAGCAGTCAGCATGAGTACGAAAATATGAGTGCATTCTGTGAGAAAAACAAACAACTTTTGCGCAAGGTCGAACAGGGTGTCCAACAGGCTTTGGAGACGATCAAAATCAATGCGCAGTGGAAGGAGCGCAACTACAATGAAATTTCCCGTCGTCTGCGTAGCCGTCTAACAACGGACGAATTTTAA
- the Usp1 gene encoding serine-rich adhesin for platelets — MPRNAAKKLNNDEVCLPIQTVKIVTETINLLSPETDIQQTNTPIGNTITQLQQPQQTQEHSTEQTQSQQKQQQGEVKNRRQRKKRRGRQRSKKRITNKSSAGSESAKPTVEISDETANKTPTNTRKYASRKRYSPPYFPTLYPIVIETCPEAELQSVSASSKSGITAAGGTSAVVAVKALGEPQIPRPPVGAGGRRQLRRRRSVTNFTKRKNRAKAKAAAAAAAIATSSTVKVYVKSKETVERLATLRNRKKLEERVKEKKKPYAFEGNSSDLLVKRHTAWFHLDEALLNKIEPLEVEVKKGGSKRKRDSSVAATRKRNSNTHKLTPPPALRLSPASFDFAALHCIGVPPAAEIIATPNIVIAPAADSPASANPPPATSPATVSAELTGRTTPTDVTGAIATVATTPATTTRTTCVTPVSSGSVKKRPRGIMSLYERRYQTADTEARTGAGVVTNGYLSSTRTSSASSSAVHSDADNTQDITQQYYMPVASASNSGLAGSTNSSGSTVVVTNQLGNGNTLNHAPSMATLCNIGNTCYLNSVVYTLRFAPQFLHNLHHLIVDLSSIQQCIARQRAAKSSSLGRGISAVQLENTRSFSSKDLAALEQNALMSTSGCGGGIGQKSSHQMLTERLHELYQCLHRNEVAESTEPFHADTLLHAVQDVNAIFEGNQQQDAHEFLMCLLNSIRETCQLLIKAIGEYPDLIMNGYIRNPDELDGYASERDTQSGITINANSSNALAGGVSTATSATNSTLSSLSASNITKASFFSRKSKRKDESKNSKNTRLQSPLKDGQGGAGLQATANSLFYLNSVDLSGAALAAANVTSANSASVVNNMGTESSSELSSPVSALKDKDRLAEKIRELGLDFFSEDFEGVTVSTTKCLSCETVTEQKESMIDIAVPVPISGYDLTDYADKPSAFIQNSCVTREFFRGDNKYRCEQCTGYTEAIRSISYEVLPRLLVIQLSRFSGGMEKINSYIPTSFTLQCFCAKCCKLSDANKLHIYKLYSVITHVGATMSVGHYIAYTCSLDWANEYVNCPKDRRNINTNNNTQQMGAQANGLSNNSLYPLAGAGGSAASGGGSTPNERSSPGIQAASAASAAASVLASSGSSLMKKMKFGRSKASSSGDMSKNMKNLNGITSKTITNGIGKLSMNTTCHSLTCCATRICSVQQQQQLQQQQQQLSASNNELSEETLQNGSNHASSTMSISGSSNIGLGGNGSGSATGSAGSSTTSGYNSYPVGYGSTGRGGTKASTLGGYASSCGSLSAAGSSNGEPIWYMCDDDKIKAMTQREFEELLSPARKITVTPYLLFYARFDLQTSTPSSAKSNSNATQPSAWSSENLTQHPGTTAAALHKM, encoded by the exons ATGCCCAGAAAtgctgcaaaaaaattaaataacgacGAGGTGTGTCTTCCAATACAAACAGTTAAAATCGTAACAGAAACAATAAATCTTTTAAGCCCAGAGACCGATATACAACAAACTAATACACCAATAGGAAACACTATAAcacaactacaacaaccacaacaaacgCAAGAACATTCAACCGAACAAACACaatcacaacaaaagcaacaacaagggGAAGTGAAAAACAGACGACAACGTAAAAAACGACGAGGCAGACAGAGATCCAAGAAACGCATTACTAATAAGAGCAGCGCTGGTTCAGAAAGTGCCAAACCTACAGTCGAAATAAGTGACGAAACTGCAAACAAAACACCTACCAATACCCGAAAGTACGCGTCTAGAAAACGCTATTCCCCACCATATTTTCCCACACTTTATCCCATTGTCATTGAAACTTGCCCGGAAGCGGAATTACAGAGTGTTAGCGCAAGCAGTAAATCGGGTATCACAGCAGCAGGTGGCACAAGCGCCGTTGTAGCGGTCAAAGCGCTCGGTGAACCTCAGATACCACGCCCACCAGTTGGCGCCGGTGGTAGACGTCAACTGCGTAGACGCCGAAGCGTCACAAATTTCACCAAACGCAAGAATAGAGCTAAAGCTAAAGcggctgcagcagcagcagcgatcGCGACATCCTCCACGGTCAAAGTTTACGTTAAGAGCAAGGAAACTGTCGAGCGCCTAGCGACCTTACGTAATCGCAAGAAATTAGAGGAGCGCGTCAAGGAGAAAAAAAAGCCATACGCTTTCGAAGGAAATAGTAGCGACCTGCTGGTGAAAAGACACACAG CTTGGTTCCATTTAGATGAAGCGTTGCTGAACAAAATCGAACCGCTAGAAGTCGAGGTAAAAAAAGGTGGTAGCAAGCGCAAACGCGATAGCAGTGTTGCAGCAACACGCAAGCGCAACAGCAACACACACAAACTCACACCGCCACCGGCGTTACGCTTATCGCCGGCAAGTTTCGATTTTGCAGCGCTCCATTGCATTGGCGTCCCGCCAGCGGCTGAGATTATCGCCACACCCAACATTGTTATAGCACCGGCAGCTGATAGTCCAGCTAGCGCCAATCCACCGCCCGCAACATCACCTGCTACAGTATCTGCAGAGTTAACTGGCAGAACAACGCCAACGGACGTAACTGGTGCCATAGCAACAGTTGCAACAACaccagctacaacaacaagaacaacttgCGTAACACCGGTTAGCAGCGGCAGCGTAAAGAAACGCCCACGCGGCATAATGTCGCTTTACGAACGCCGCTATCAGACTGCAGACACGGAAGCGCGCACCGGCGCGGGCGTGGTCACTAACGGTTATCTCAGTTCGACGCGCACCTCTTCCGCGTCATCGAGCGCCGTACATTCGGATGCCGATAATACACAGGACATCACACAACAATACTATATGCCAGTGGCATCAGCTTCCAATAGTGGGCTTGCCGGCAGCACCAACAGTAGCGGCAGCACTGTAGTTGTCACAAACCAATTAGGCAATGGCAACACACTGAATCATGCGCCTTCCATGGCGACGCTGTGCAACATTGGCAATACTTGCTACCTTAATTCGGTGGTGTATACATTACGTTTCGCACCGCAATTTCTACACAACCTTCATCATCTCATAGTGGACTTGTCAAGCATACAGCAGTGCATTGCGCGTCAGCGTGCAGCCAAGTCATCGTCATTGGGACGCGGCATTAGCGCGGTGCAATTGGAAAATACACGCAGTTTCAGCAGCAAAGACTTAGCAGCGCTCGAACAGAATGCGCTCATGAGTACGAGCGGCTGTGGCGGCGGCATCGGGCAAAAGAGCAGTCACCAAATGCTGACCGAGCGTTTGCATGAGCTCTATCAGTGCTTGCACCGCAATGAGGTGGCTGAATCGACGGAGCCCTTTCACGCCGATACACTGTTACACGCTGTACAGGATGTTAATGCGATTTTCGAGGGCAACCAGCAACAGGACGCGCATGAGTTTCTGATGTGTCTGCTCAATAGCATACGGGAGACTTGTCAGCTGTTGATCAAAGCGATCGGTGAATATCCTGATCTAATAATGAATGG CTACATACGCAATCCCGACGAGTTGGACGGCTATGCTAGCGAACGGGACACACAAAGTGGCATCACCATCAACGCCAATAGCAGTAATGCGCTTGCTGGTGGTGTGTCCACTGCTACCAGCGCTACCAACTCAACGCTATCTAGTCTCAGCGCAAGCAACATAACGAAAGCGTCGTTCTTCTCGCGCAAATCTAAGCGAAAAGACGAATCGAAAAACTCCAAGAACACACGTCTGCAATCACCACTGAAGGATGGGCAAGGCGGTGCGGGCTTGCAGGCAACTGCAAATAGTCTCTTCTACTTGAATTCAGTTGATCTTAGCGGCGCCGCGTTGGCTGCAGCGAATGTCACATCGGCGAACAGCGCCAGCGTTGTCAATAACATGGGCACTGAATCCAGCAGTGAACTGTCATCGCCGGTGAGCGCGTTGAAAGATAAAGACCGTTTGGCTGAGAAGATACGCGAATTGGGTTTAGACTTCTTTAGCGAGGACTTCGAGGGTGTTACCGTGTCTACAACGAAGTGCTTGAGCTGTGAAACGGTGACGGAGCAGAAGGAGAGTATGATTGACATCGCCGTACCGGTGCCTATTTCCGGCTATGATTTAACCGACTACGCGGACAAACCCAGCGCGTTTATACAG AATTCCTGCGTGACCCGTGAGTTTTTCCGTGGCGACAATAAATATCGTTGCGAACAGTGCACCGGCTACACCGAAGCAATACGCTCCATTTCATATGAAGTGCTGCCGCGTCTACTGGTCATACAATTGAGCCGTTTCTCCGGCGGCATGGAGAAGATAAACAGTTACATACCCACATCCTTTACATTACAATGCTTTTGCGCGAAATGTTGCAAACTAAGCGACGCCAACAAGCTGCACATCTACAAATTGTACAGTGTGATAACGCATGTGGGCGCCACCATGTCTGTAGGGCATTACATCGCCTACACTTGCTCACTCGACTGGGCCAATGAGTATGTGAATTGCCCGAAGGATCGACGCAACATCAATACTAATAACAACACACAGCAAATGGGTGCGCAGGCGAACGGTTTATCGAACAATAGTCTCTATCCATTGGCTGGTGCGGGCGGTTCGGCGGCATCAGGTGGCGGCTCGACGCCCAACGAACGCAGCAGTCCCGGCATACAAGCCGCCTCAGCGGCCAGCGCCGCCGCTTCTGTGCTCGCCTCGTCGGGGTCCAGCTTGATGAAGAAGATGAAGTTCGGTCGCAGCAAAGCTTCGAGCAGCGGTGATATGAGTaagaatatgaaaaatttgaatGGCATCACCAGTAAAACGATTACGAATGGCATTGGCAAGCTGAGTATGAATACGACATGTCATAGTTTGACGTGTTGCGCGACGCGCATTTGTAGcgtgcaacagcagcagcaattacaacaacagcagcaacagttgAGCGCCAGCAACAATGAGTTAAGTGAAGAAACACTGCAGAATGGCTCGAATCACGCGTCTTCCACGATGAGCATCAGTGGCAGCAGCAACATCGGCCTTGGTGGCAATGGCAGCGGCAGCGCCACTGGTAGCGCCGGCAGCAGCACAACTAGCGGCTACAATAGCTATCCAGTCGGTTATGGCAGCACTGGACGCGGCGGCACTAAGGCCAGCACGCTTGGCGGTTATGCGTCCAGTTGTGGCAGTCTGTCGGCGGCGGGTAGCAGCAATGGCGAGCCCATCTGGTACATGTGTGACGATGATAAAATCAAAGCGATGACACAACGTGAATTCGAGGAATTACTTTCGCCAGCGCGCAAAATCACAGTGACGCCGTACCTGCTCTTCTATGCGCGCTTCGATTTGCAGACATCGACACCGTCTAGCGCCAAATCCAACTCGAATGCAACGCAACCATCCGCCTGGTCCAGTGAGAATTTGACGCAGCATCCAGGCACCACAGCCGCAGCATTGCATAAAATGTGA